A portion of the Paenibacillus sp. PvR098 genome contains these proteins:
- a CDS encoding VanZ family protein, which translates to MRNKKFWWIVVVLWCFAIYMFTASPVSTGSSTQAIIGSTINISDSASAILNLIVRKASHAIAFGLLTLFVLFALKGSRKSFILAWLFATLYGALDEIHQSFVPGRTAAVMDVGMDSFGALVTLVLAKLYIKLKGKEAV; encoded by the coding sequence ATGCGAAATAAAAAGTTCTGGTGGATTGTTGTAGTACTTTGGTGTTTTGCGATATATATGTTTACTGCTTCTCCTGTTTCAACGGGCTCAAGTACCCAAGCTATTATTGGGAGTACTATAAACATTTCCGATTCCGCTTCAGCTATTCTAAATTTGATCGTAAGAAAGGCATCACATGCAATTGCATTCGGGTTGTTAACTTTATTTGTTCTCTTTGCACTTAAAGGGTCCAGAAAATCGTTCATATTGGCTTGGTTGTTTGCGACTTTATATGGGGCACTTGATGAAATTCACCAAAGTTTTGTTCCTGGACGCACTGCCGCTGTGATGGATGTTGGGATGGATTCTTTTGGAGCACTTGTAACACTGGTACTGGCTAAGTTATACATTAAACTCAAGGGAAAGGAAGCGGTATAA
- a CDS encoding metallophosphoesterase family protein: MKMAFISDIHGNAIALDAVLNDIKNKGVDKIYVLGDLSYRGPEPKRSLDLIRSLNTEVIKGNADEWVVRGVREGEVPQKALELMNIERQWTVSQLEQTDLDYLAGLPTQIHCEIDGIGIHCFHATPDSLFEVVLPNADDDILEARLMKSSDAQVYVYAHIHKPYIRVIHGKMILNIGSVGLPFDGLAKASYGVIEIEEGNLRTSIQRVSFDQDQVIELYKEVQYPNADMMIGIIRNAEVK, from the coding sequence ATGAAAATGGCTTTTATTTCGGATATTCATGGCAATGCCATCGCGCTTGATGCAGTTCTTAATGACATCAAGAACAAAGGAGTCGATAAGATCTATGTCTTAGGAGATCTTTCTTACCGCGGTCCCGAGCCTAAACGTTCCTTAGACCTGATTCGTTCCTTGAATACGGAAGTCATTAAAGGAAATGCGGATGAATGGGTTGTCCGTGGTGTCCGGGAAGGGGAAGTGCCTCAGAAAGCCTTAGAATTAATGAACATAGAACGTCAATGGACAGTGTCCCAATTGGAGCAGACGGATCTTGACTATTTGGCAGGCCTGCCCACCCAAATACATTGTGAGATTGACGGGATTGGAATCCATTGCTTTCATGCAACGCCGGATAGCCTTTTTGAAGTCGTTCTTCCGAACGCGGATGATGACATATTAGAAGCTCGTTTGATGAAGTCATCCGACGCGCAAGTCTATGTTTATGCGCATATTCATAAGCCTTACATAAGGGTTATCCATGGCAAAATGATCTTGAACATTGGCAGCGTTGGGCTGCCGTTTGATGGCCTGGCAAAGGCTTCTTATGGTGTTATAGAAATTGAAGAAGGTAACCTCCGAACGTCTATACAACGGGTCAGCTTTGATCAGGATCAAGTAATCGAGCTTTATAAGGAAGTACAATACCCTAATGCAGACATGATGATCGGGATTATTCGCAATGCTGAAGTAAAGTAA
- a CDS encoding 3D domain-containing protein produces the protein MLTKTASHAKWIGCIILMLSVWIWFEQEQGQTVHRNTNMVSAQVQSVSAGVTDMSRSADSSKNPIDPTGEAKLVSSQSGGEKQVRNYKVFPHSGQDLSKYTAVEVTATGYSAGKESTGKSPGHPEYGITFSGMMVARDVQSFSTIAADPKVFPMGTVLYIPGYGYGVVADTGSAIKGNRIDLYFETKDKVYQEWGKKKLNVFVVKKGDGKINLTLWNQLKNELLF, from the coding sequence ATGTTAACGAAAACCGCAAGCCATGCCAAATGGATTGGTTGCATCATACTGATGCTATCCGTATGGATATGGTTTGAACAAGAACAAGGGCAAACTGTACACCGTAACACAAATATGGTTTCTGCCCAGGTCCAAAGCGTTTCGGCTGGTGTTACCGATATGAGCCGTTCTGCTGACTCATCCAAGAACCCGATAGACCCGACAGGAGAAGCCAAGCTGGTTTCATCCCAATCGGGCGGAGAAAAGCAAGTACGAAATTACAAGGTTTTTCCGCATAGTGGACAGGATTTATCCAAATACACGGCTGTGGAAGTGACCGCAACAGGATACTCCGCAGGGAAGGAATCCACGGGAAAAAGTCCTGGTCATCCCGAGTACGGGATTACTTTTTCAGGCATGATGGTGGCTAGAGATGTGCAGTCTTTCTCAACGATTGCTGCAGATCCGAAGGTATTCCCGATGGGTACGGTTCTCTATATTCCCGGATACGGCTATGGGGTTGTTGCCGATACAGGCAGCGCGATTAAAGGCAACCGGATCGATTTATACTTTGAAACAAAGGATAAAGTCTACCAAGAGTGGGGCAAAAAGAAGCTCAATGTGTTCGTGGTGAAAAAGGGAGACGGGAAAATCAACCTGACCCTCTGGAATCAATTAAAAAACGAGCTTCTGTTTTAA
- the erpA gene encoding iron-sulfur cluster insertion protein ErpA translates to MITISESACDKIKEMLAAEEASNLFLRIGVKAGGCSGFSYGMGFDDNQEQDDTVLDIHGLKVVVDQESAKYLYGVEIDFQDAGMGGGFTIQNPNAVASCGCGSSFKVKDEEGTPEKCDDKVEA, encoded by the coding sequence ATGATTACCATTAGCGAAAGTGCTTGCGATAAAATAAAGGAAATGCTGGCGGCGGAGGAAGCATCGAATCTGTTCTTGCGTATCGGCGTTAAAGCTGGTGGCTGCAGCGGCTTCTCCTACGGCATGGGCTTTGACGATAACCAGGAGCAGGACGATACGGTCTTGGATATTCATGGCCTCAAGGTCGTCGTAGACCAAGAGAGCGCCAAGTATCTCTACGGAGTCGAAATCGACTTCCAAGACGCAGGGATGGGCGGCGGCTTCACCATTCAAAATCCTAATGCAGTAGCATCGTGCGGTTGCGGATCTTCCTTCAAAGTGAAGGACGAAGAAGGTACACCTGAGAAGTGTGACGACAAAGTCGAGGCTTGA
- a CDS encoding aspartyl-phosphate phosphatase Spo0E family protein, which translates to MLVPGSPDSCSAISSEIEEVRGHLVSLGIQFGLMHPEVQRCSQQLDELLLRFYATKLGRATKASTL; encoded by the coding sequence GTGTTGGTTCCTGGTTCTCCAGATAGCTGTTCGGCTATCTCCAGTGAGATTGAAGAGGTCCGCGGACATTTAGTCAGCTTAGGAATTCAATTCGGACTAATGCATCCGGAAGTACAGCGGTGCAGTCAACAGTTGGATGAATTATTGCTTCGTTTTTATGCTACAAAGCTTGGTAGGGCGACCAAAGCGTCAACTTTGTAG
- the mqnE gene encoding aminofutalosine synthase MqnE, whose translation MTLTVQSSSLDDIRDKVMRGERLSFEDGVRLMKSDRLLEVGMMADMVRRRINGDHVYFIVNTHLNYTNVCYLDCKLCAFGLKPDNPRSYTLSLEQLEEKFKGMVGKNFTELHIVGGVNAKLPFSYYEDMIRLAKRHLPDIHVQAFTAVEVDYIARVSKLSVEETIERLREAGLGSILGGGAEIFDPEIREIISGHKTDSDRWFNIHRKTHSLGMKSNASILYGHIEKPEHVVDHLIRIRELQDETGGFQAFFAFAFHPDNTKLAEEYQITGETTGWYDLKLLAVARLMLDNVPHVRAFWMAIGMKLAQVSLSFGVDDLDGTVMEEQIIHAAGNDSVQMTPKETFINMIREAGRLPVERDTLYNVVRTF comes from the coding sequence ATGACCCTTACTGTACAGTCTTCCTCACTTGACGATATTCGGGATAAGGTCATGCGCGGCGAAAGGCTCAGCTTCGAAGACGGCGTCCGGCTCATGAAATCAGACCGCCTGCTGGAAGTCGGGATGATGGCGGACATGGTGCGTCGGCGGATCAACGGGGATCATGTGTATTTTATCGTGAATACCCACTTGAACTACACGAATGTGTGTTACTTGGATTGCAAGTTGTGCGCATTCGGTCTGAAGCCGGATAACCCTCGCTCATATACTTTGTCGCTCGAGCAGCTCGAAGAGAAGTTCAAAGGCATGGTAGGCAAAAACTTCACCGAATTGCATATCGTCGGAGGAGTCAACGCCAAGCTCCCGTTCTCCTATTATGAGGACATGATTCGTTTGGCCAAGCGTCACCTGCCCGACATCCATGTGCAAGCTTTCACAGCTGTTGAGGTCGATTATATCGCCCGAGTATCGAAGCTCTCGGTGGAAGAAACGATCGAACGGCTGCGTGAAGCAGGCCTTGGCTCGATTCTGGGCGGAGGAGCGGAAATTTTCGATCCGGAAATCCGCGAGATCATTTCGGGACACAAAACAGATTCAGACCGTTGGTTCAACATTCACAGAAAAACCCACTCGCTCGGCATGAAGTCCAATGCTTCCATTCTGTACGGGCATATCGAAAAACCCGAACACGTGGTGGATCATCTGATTCGCATTCGGGAGCTGCAGGATGAAACCGGCGGGTTTCAAGCCTTCTTTGCTTTTGCTTTTCATCCAGACAATACAAAGCTCGCAGAAGAATACCAAATCACCGGCGAAACGACCGGCTGGTACGACTTGAAGCTGCTCGCTGTAGCCAGGCTGATGCTGGATAATGTTCCTCATGTCCGCGCTTTCTGGATGGCCATCGGCATGAAGCTGGCTCAAGTTTCACTGAGCTTTGGAGTAGACGATCTTGACGGAACGGTCATGGAAGAGCAAATCATTCATGCCGCGGGCAACGATTCGGTTCAGATGACTCCTAAAGAAACGTTCATCAACATGATTCGGGAGGCAGGTCGCCTTCCAGTCGAGAGAGATACACTTTATAACGTAGTACGCACGTTCTAA
- the mqnE gene encoding aminofutalosine synthase MqnE: MSTTMNHQQRMAEIAGKVELGERLTLEDGVFLYESDDLLTIGQMANQVNLRKNGKKVYFVDNMSLYFTNVCEEHCAFCHFRRDEGQEGAYTLTPEQMFEYVDKHIHPGLREFHITGGHNPNVPFQYYVDSIRALKKRYPDVTIKAHTAAEIEFFSRLSGLSYKEVLQALIDAGLGTMPGGGAEILSERYRKKMHLVDKASTEQWLDVHRTAHQLGMKTHATMLFGSIETFEERIRHLMYLRELQDETGGFMVFIPNAVQPASVNAGLKQRVSAYDNLKTIAISRLMLDNIQHVKAYFINLGTQLTQLAFTFGASDAHGTIIQERISHSAGALSPQGMTREELVWLIKGAGRIPVERDTFYNELKVY; this comes from the coding sequence ATGAGCACCACGATGAATCACCAACAGCGCATGGCTGAAATTGCCGGCAAAGTGGAGCTTGGAGAACGTTTGACCCTAGAGGATGGCGTATTTTTGTACGAGTCCGACGACTTGCTCACCATTGGCCAAATGGCCAATCAAGTCAATCTGCGCAAGAACGGAAAAAAGGTTTATTTCGTAGATAATATGAGTCTGTACTTTACCAACGTATGCGAGGAGCACTGCGCTTTCTGCCATTTCCGCCGAGATGAAGGGCAGGAAGGCGCCTACACGTTAACACCGGAGCAAATGTTCGAATATGTCGATAAGCACATTCATCCGGGTCTTCGCGAATTTCACATTACCGGCGGCCATAACCCCAACGTGCCGTTCCAATATTATGTGGACAGTATCCGTGCATTGAAAAAGCGATATCCGGACGTAACGATAAAAGCTCACACCGCTGCCGAAATCGAGTTTTTTTCTCGACTTAGCGGGTTAAGCTATAAGGAAGTACTGCAGGCGCTTATCGACGCAGGTCTGGGCACAATGCCCGGTGGCGGTGCAGAGATTTTGTCCGAGCGGTATCGCAAAAAAATGCACCTTGTCGACAAAGCATCGACCGAGCAGTGGCTCGATGTTCACCGCACCGCGCACCAGCTTGGCATGAAAACGCATGCTACCATGCTGTTCGGATCGATCGAAACGTTCGAGGAACGAATCCGGCACTTGATGTACCTGCGCGAGCTGCAGGATGAGACAGGCGGCTTCATGGTATTTATCCCGAATGCCGTCCAGCCGGCCAGTGTCAATGCGGGGCTGAAGCAGCGGGTGTCCGCTTACGACAATTTGAAGACGATCGCCATCAGCCGTTTAATGCTGGATAATATCCAACACGTGAAAGCTTACTTTATCAACCTGGGCACGCAGCTTACGCAGCTCGCCTTCACATTCGGAGCGTCTGACGCTCACGGAACCATCATTCAGGAACGGATCAGTCATTCGGCTGGCGCGCTGTCGCCGCAAGGCATGACCCGCGAAGAACTGGTGTGGCTGATCAAAGGGGCGGGACGTATCCCTGTTGAGCGCGACACATTTTATAATGAATTGAAGGTTTATTAA